A section of the Kluyveromyces lactis strain NRRL Y-1140 chromosome F complete sequence genome encodes:
- a CDS encoding Zn(II)2Cys6 transcription factor (conserved hypothetical protein) has product MRCVLACSRCRQQKIRCIHDGKPPCTYCLHKGCGDECVLTYPPLKTNKSKVNKRKANKPLGNNRNGDMSGVAVAAAETPVSAAVAPPPPPPPTVTTNNLIPNGELPHNQQGYSQERRPDAVLTNRNLNVVPPPPMDAIFSPGVIPTINNEMLQYQSLKNNVRAPLFSSIQSLVSSTPKSHILTAIKRVEISFPECLFFHIPTYENRLEEVNHILIGALLAVCSYSSPFKVPDLKSEFSSEDKWLGVNSFQVKHSLYEKLALDAIFNNCHFISKPDIEICQSLLLLSCVKWGHNDYFAAWMLHGCAVRMIQAIQFDERFQHSCKQDPLLNELRNRTFWSAFCLDRVISTGEGHCFTVNRFMDVELPLPESYFFGLSGVSNTGKTNVPLNGDVYGLSKINSQSSDIGIEQEVSASNTQLAAAFNIQLKSKVTIGSFNKFYKAYPQLLLQNERSAFIKCYSLWGSINEYMMDGGRVKRSAEVPWDLENSTVGKITKEVDDFWNVIPAEWKWGNFDYASQRPYHIKKLFMITSMNCLHFLTIIFCIREYLPFLPSKELGPCGPIEPPFMPQPPYTTYWSDMSRKCFAALRQLCEILKVVFETESENTKGSINLIESSPFFSFCAFVCAIQCNYGSNFPFMDPDAALYKKNKDKNLSYCYKMVLKILKSRESFCPVTKNWLHMVFKVQEMYKSVAGSRTSSKVVPNGSEQTQTYVPIQPTILNPNSSQNTFQRPADPPGISQSTAQRIQNQSLPNYGAPLPLGQLMSPSDSMASNRDQLPSGSSSLIPDSSSSIIVGTGSDGIFGSNIGNSENNGLLTNSKTTPVLQHATTTSDIASGSSSNPSSTPRFPIEVEPETDKLSLLFSDQEFEMLMQFSK; this is encoded by the coding sequence ATGAGGTGTGTTTTGGCTTGTAGTAGGTGTAGGCAACAGAAGATAAGATGCATTCATGATGGTAAGCCTCCATGTACGTATTGTCTGCATAAAGGATGCGGTGATGAGTGTGTTTTGACCTATCCTCCACTGAAGACTAATAAGAGTAAGGTCAACAAGAGGAAGGCTAACAAACCCCTGGGTAATAACAGAAATGGTGATATGTCAGGAGTTGCCGTTGCAGCTGCGGAGACACCTGTCTCTGCAGCAGTagcaccaccaccaccaccaccaccaacaGTGACAACGAATAATTTAATCCCAAATGGAGAGCTGCCGCATAATCAGCAAGGGTACTCTCAGGAACGCCGTCCTGATGCTGTTTTAACTAATCGAAATTTGAACGTTGTCCCTCCTCCTCCGATGGATGCTATTTTTTCACCGGGTGTGATACCGACTATCAATAACGAAATGTTACAGTACCAGTCTCTCAAGAACAACGTGCGCGCTCCACTATTCTCATCTATTCAAAGTCTGGTAAGTTCTACTCCAAAGAGCCATATTCTTACAGCTATTAAAAGAGTAGAGATTAGTTTCCCTGAGTGTCTTTTCTTCCATATACCAACCTATGAAAATAGGTTAGAAGAAGTAAACCATATTCTTATCGGTGCGCTGTTGGCTGTTTGCTCTTATTCCAGTCCATTCAAAGTCcctgatttgaaatcagaGTTCAGTTCGGAGGATAAATGGTTAGGAGTCAATTCGTTTCAAGTGAAACACTCGCTTTATGAGAAGCTGGCTTTGGATGCAATATTTAACAACTGCCACTTTATCAGTAAGCCTGATATCGAAATATGTCAATCGCTTCTCTTACTATCTTGTGTCAAATGGGGTCATAATGATTATTTTGCAGCCTGGATGCTGCATGGTTGTGCTGTGAGGATGATACAGGCAATTCAGTTTGACGAAAGGTTTCAACACAGTTGTAAACAAGACCCGTTGTTGAACGAGCTACGGAATAGAACTTTTTGGTCCGCATTTTGCTTGGATAGAGTTATTTCTACTGGTGAAGGTCATTGTTTTACAGTCAATCGATTCATGGACGTTGAATTACCACTTCCTgaatcatatttctttggGCTTTCCGGTGTTAGCAATACCGGTAAAACAAATGTTCCATTAAACGGTGATGTATATGGTTTATCCAAAATAAACTCCCAGTCGTCGGATATTGGAATAGAACAAGAAGTCAGTGCTTCTAATACCCAATTGGCTGCTGCTTTCAATATCCAGTTGAAAAGTAAAGTCACCATTGGTTCTTTTAACAAGTTTTACAAAGCTTACCCCCAATTGTTACTCCAAAACGAAAGATCCGCCTTCATTAAGTGCTATTCGTTATGGGGCTCCATAAATGAGTACATGATGGACGGTGGTAGAGTAAAAAGGTCGGCTGAGGTTCCATGGGATTTAGAAAACTCTACTGTTGGGAAAATAACAAAAGAGGTGGATGATTTCTGGAATGTGATACCTGCGGAATGGAAATGGGGGAATTTTGATTATGCCAGTCAACGCCCATATCATATCAAAAAGCTTTTCATGATAACTTCAATGAATTGCTTGCATTTTTTGACTATAATATTTTGCATTAGGGAATATCTTCCATTTTTAccttcaaaagaattagGTCCCTGCGGACCAATCGAACCACCTTTTATGCCACAACCACCATACACAACCTATTGGTCAGATATGTCGAGAAAGTGTTTTGCAGCACTACGACAACTTTGTGAAATTTTAAAGGTAGTTTTCGAAACGGAATCTGAAAACACTAAAGGATCTATTAATCTCATCGAATCATCACCTTTCTTCTCATTTTGCGCTTTTGTTTGTGCTATCCAGTGCAATTACGGTTCAAATTTCCCTTTCATGGACCCTGACGCAGCTTTATAtaagaagaataaagacAAAAATCTATCATATTGCTATAAAATGGTATTAAAGATTCTCAAGTCAAGGGAGAGTTTTTGCCCAGTCACTAAGAACTGGTTGCATATGGTTTTCAAAGTTCAGGAGATGTATAAATCTGTTGCTGGTAGCAGGACTAGCAGCAAGGTAGTCCCGAACGGCTCAGAACAAACCCAGACTTATGTTCCTATCCAGCCGACAATTTTGAATCCTAATTCATCTCAAAATACGTTCCAGCGTCCTGCGGACCCCCCTGGTATATCACAAAGCACCGCACAAAGAATTCAGAACCAATCTCTTCCAAACTATGGTGCCCCACTGCCGTTGGGTCAGTTGATGTCACCATCAGATTCAATGGCAAGCAATCGAGATCAACTACCCTCGGGCTCGAGCTCACTCATTCCAGATAGCAGTTCCTCGATTATAGTGGGCACTGGCTCAGATGGGATTTTTGGCTCTAATATTGGAAATAGCGAAAACAACGGATTACTTACGAACAGTAAAACCACACCAGTACTTCAACATGCTACGACGACCTCGGACATTGCTTCAGGATCTTCATCCAATCCAAGTAGCACCCCTAGATTCCCTATAGAAGTGGAACCTGAGACGGATAAATTATCGCTCTTATTTTCggatcaagaatttgagATGTTGATGCAATTTTCCAAATAG
- the RPA43 gene encoding DNA-directed RNA polymerase I subunit RPA43 (similar to uniprot|P46669 Saccharomyces cerevisiae YOR340C RPA43 RNA polymerase I subunit A43) encodes MKRSSEEVKALRLIKRFKKTSKNPIDEEDGCSKCIVRVPVFMYVSLAPIYQQLPKEGIMRQHLNGMVMKYNADVGGVILGYENLSILGEEPTEEDEKLMKLTADTPFAFTWCNVEVIVWQPQVGDTIEGWIFIQSASHIGLLIHDAFNASIKKNNIPNDWTFIHNEETTENGQDSTDDRKFQSLGHWVDGNGQQLGGKLKFKVKNVYTTGRMVSLEGTLLDDSARGSHSEAENLPVVSNKKIVFDDEVSKENTDSHKELELSVVKEDNGDEIIYEKDSSDSDSSESD; translated from the coding sequence atgaaaagatcatCCGAAGAAGTGAAGGCTCTACGCCTGATCAAGAGATTTAAAAAGACAAGTAAGAATCCAattgatgaggaagatgGATGTTCTAAATGTATAGTAAGGGTTCCGGTGTTCATGTACGTTTCTCTGGCACCAATTTATCAGCAACTACCTAAGGAAGGTATTATGAGACAACATCTTAACGGAATGGTTATGAAATACAATGCCGATGTTGGAGGAGTTATCCTGGGATATGAAAACCTATCGATTCTTGGTGAAGAACCTACTGAGGAAGATGAGAAACTGATGAAGTTAACAGCGGATACTCCATTTGCTTTCACTTGGTGTAACGTTGAAGTTATCGTGTGGCAACCTCAGGTTGGTGATACCATTGAAGGTTGGATTTTCATCCAATCTGCGTCCCACATTGGTCTTTTGATCCACGATGCTTTCAACGCAAGcattaaaaaaaacaacattCCTAATGATTGGACGTTCATTCATAACGAAGAGACCACTGAAAACGGACAAGACTCTACAGATGATAGAAAATTCCAATCCCTTGGTCATTGGGTCGATGGTAATGGCCAACAACTCGGTGGTAAACTAAAATTCAAAGTAAAAAATGTTTACACTACTGGCAGAATGGTTTCATTGGAAGGTACCCTACTTGACGATTCTGCTAGAGGTTCCCATTCAGAAGCGGAAAACTTACCTGTAGtttcaaacaagaaaattGTTTTCGATGATGAAGTTTCTAAAGAGAATACAGATTCACACAAAGAACTGGAATTGTCGGTGGTCAAGGAAGATAATGGAGATGAAATTATTTATGAAAAAGACTCCAGTGATAGCGACAGTAGTGAGAGTGATTAA
- the MTW1 gene encoding MIND complex subunit MTW1 (similar to uniprot|P39731 Saccharomyces cerevisiae YAL034W-A MTW1 Essential component of the MIND kinetochore complex (Mtw1p Including Nnf1p-Nsl1p-Dsn1p) which joins kinetochore subunits contacting DNA to those contacting microtubules critical to kinetochore assembly) has product MTTPTMQSTSLLTEHLGYPPISLVDDIINAVNEIMYKCTNAMEKYLMQRNIIGKKDFSDEIKIGTAKLESLLENSVDKNFDKLELYVLRNILSIPSDLLEENRFRLLHHEKLVLTDSATRAHTDTSIEQKLQEIERQYQLNVMLRDRIQNTKELLTEVVQFKKKVIDLLRCDDNLTTALHELWDDLKPLDVAVKLITTRLKQIYLENEEFYSIDQVNRLVKRYNELRNTSIVRNGYIDKKSQHILDELHISVNSTQNNEDSTNTSIRSLQEDDPEIEHPDWSSMQKVI; this is encoded by the coding sequence ATGACTACACCAACTATGCAGAGTACGTCCTTGTTGACGGAACATTTGGGTTATCCACCAATTTCTTTAGTTGACGACATTATCAATGCCGTCAATGAGATTATGTACAAGTGCACTAATGCGATGGAGAAGTATTTAATGCAAAGGAATATCATTGGGAAGAAAGATTTCTCTGACGAAATTAAAATAGGTACCGCCAAACTAGAATCTTTGTTGGAAAACTCTGTGGATAAGAACTTTGATAAACTTGAGCTCTATGTGTTAAGGAATATATTATCCATACCCTCTGATCtacttgaagaaaatagATTTAGATTACTACATCACGAGAAGCTTGTATTAACTGATTCAGCTACTCGCGCTCATACGGATACATCTATTGAGCAGAAACTACAAGAAATAGAAAGACAATATCAGTTGAATGTTATGTTGAGGGATAGAATTCAGAACACCAAGGAACTCCTTACGGAAGTGGTacaattcaagaaaaaggtGATAGATCTTCTACGATGCGACGATAACTTGACAACTGCGTTGCATGAATTATGGGACGATCTAAAACCTCTAGATGTGGCTGTTAAGCTTATTACAACAAGATTAAAGCAGATATATTTGGAGAATGAGGAATTCTATTCGATTGACCAAGTAAACAGACTGGTGAAAAGGTATAATGAATTGAGAAATACTTCAATTGTGAGAAACGGCTACATTGATAAAAAATCTCAACATATTTTAGATGAATTACACATTAGTGTTAATTCAACTCAGAACAATGAAGATTCTACAAATACCTCTATTCGATCATTGCAGGAAGATGATCCT